In Mustela erminea isolate mMusErm1 chromosome 7, mMusErm1.Pri, whole genome shotgun sequence, the genomic stretch GAACACCCGAGGCACAGCCACGGCCGGAGCCCTGACCTGCTGTTCCCTGGAGCAGAGCAGCCAGAACCAGGCCAGAGCGGCCTGCCGACAGGAACATTGCGGCAAAGGAACTGGGTGTAAGCCTTGGCTCTGATTGGGACCTGCCTTCACCCGCCTGGGCACCTGCTGCTGGGTCTGGTGCTGGCCTTGTAAAAGCAGAGGACATAATGGTCTGCTCGTCTGTCCCCTTCAGAAAACTCCAGGGCCAGGGAAAAGCCagacctgtgttctcctctgaggaaataaacactatttattctttattttcctaacaacaacaacaaaaaaagtccttttttttgaCATACTGGTTTCATAAGTACGACATAGTGGTTCCACAGTTATACGTGTCACAAAATGCTAACCACTGTAAGTGGTTAAGTATAGTTGCTACCTGCCAGCGTACAGTGTTATTCCAATATTATAGAACATATTCCCCATACTGTGCTTGTTTACTTTATACATCCCTGTGACTGACTGACTTTCtaatggaagtttgtacctcttaatccctgtcacccacttcacccattccccaccccttcccctccggCAACCACTAAGTTTGTTccctctgagtctgtttctttttgttgctctctgttttgatttttagactccaattgtaaatgaaaacatagggtgtttgtctttctctgacttatttcacttagcctaataccctctagatccatctgtATTGTCAGAAATGGCCAGATTGCATTCTTTGTTTCCATATTCTTCAGCTGTTTCCGTATCTGGGCTTTGGTCGTAATGGTGTGGTGAGCAGGGTGGCATAGATCTGTTCAGATTACCGTTTCCCTTTTCCCCCGGGGACAGTCCACGAGCGGGCGAGCCGGAGCATACGGCACTGCCAGTTCGCCTGTTTGAGGAGCCTCCCTATCGTGTGCCATGGGGGCTGCTCCGGTTTTGGGAATTTACCGGCACTCTGTGGGGCTCCCTTTTCTTCACCTTGCCGCCAACACTtcctgtgttttgtcttttttgattttggccattccaacagatgtgaggtgagctctcattgtggttttgatttgcatttccctgatgatgagtgatgtgaacatcttttcatgtgtctcttggcccatctgtgtgtcttttttggaaaaacgTCTGTTCAGgccctctacccatttttaaaaatcagattggttttttggtgttgtgttatatgagttctttatatatttggatagtAAAACCTTATTGGATACATGATATGCAGGtatgttctcccattcagtaggttaccttttctttctgttggtgGGTTTCCTTTATTGCAGATGTctgttttaatcattaaaaagcAAGGTTTCCTGGACACAGATGCAGagaatatatctttttcttttcctttcccattctgtAGAGAGCTGAAGGCTTCAGGGGAACTCTGACCTAGGGACATCTCAATGGCCTtgggagaagaaaaggcagaggtGGAAGCATCCGTGGACACAAAGCCCCCGTCTTATGGGCAGTGGAGCTGCAGGGAGCAGGAGGTGGACATCGTGGGGCTcgtgagcagggagcaggagccACCACTGTGCCTAGAAGCTGAGGCAAGGACTGCCTCCCCTGTATGGGGAACAGAGGGGCTGTCTGCCCCTGCCTGCTGTGATGGGGCTGACCCTAGTACCTCTGCATCCTGCCAGCCACAGGCCAACGCCAGCAGCAGGGAGCCAGTGGCTGGTAGAGCTCAGCTCGCTCTTGGttgcctgcctcctcctgctggcGCGGGGACTAGAGACCTTTTGCACTCTGTGGGAAGCCAGGTAGGTAATAAGGCAAATGGGACTGTAAGTTTAATGTGGTCCTTTGGGATTATGTTCTAGCATTTTCTTACCATCTTACCTGCTTTCCCAGCCCCTGTACAAGGTGGGGAATTGGTGGGCGAAGGTGGAGTGTCTGGGTATGATGATTTCTGTTTAATAGGCTCACCTAATGCCCAGAGGGCTGGGCCAGAGGGAGCTGAGTCCTATTTCTGCCTTGGTGATCTGAACTCTTCggcggctgggggggggggggggggagaagaccCTGAAGAGACTTGAGGAGGGAGGGTCCAGGGCTGTGGGCTCCTTGAGGCTCTGAGACTGTATCCCTTTGGGACCCAGGAAACCTGGCAGAGCCCTGGAGCCCCCGTAGTGGGCGGCACTGTCCCTGGGTAAGAAGAATTTCTTGGGCCTTGCTGATTGCAGGGAAGCCTTGCCTAGTCAAGTCACGGGGAGCATGCAGTCCTGCTCGGCTCTGTGACGTCAGGCATATCATCAAATCTTTCAGGCCCTCAGTATAATTGGGAAGGTGACCTGAATGATACTTCCCAGATCATGAATATCCTTCCCAGCTCTGACATCTTGTTACTTTCTACTTGCCAAGGCCTCCCACAGGAATGGCTTTGGTCTCTTCAGTATCCCTGTGGCCTTGGCTGCTGCAGGCTGCCGCCGGCTGCCGCCATATGGTTCTGTCCTGTGAGGATGGGCTGATCATGACTGTCTGGGAGGAAACAGCAGCTGGGCCCATCTGCCTGGGAGCCAGGGGTGGTGGGAAGCCCAGGGCACCTGTGAGTCAGAGATTTGGTGAGGCAGGAAGCAAATAAGCAAACCTGGAAGTAGCTGTTTCATGAGCTTACTACAAATGGACTTATTATTGTGGTACCTGTTGTTCATTGAGCTCTTACCCTGTGCTTCTCACACCTGAGTTCCTTTAATCCTCGTGTCCTGAGGAAGgggtacttttttttccctttttaaaaaaaatttctttcagcataatagaattcattgtttttgcaccacacccagtgctccatgcaatatgtgccctccacaatacccaccacttggctcccccaacctcccacccctcgccccttcagaaccctcagattgtttttcagagtccatagtctctcatggttcacctccccttccaatttccctcaaatcccttctcctctccatctccctatgtcctccatgttatttgttatgctctacaaataagtgaagccatatagtacttgactctctctgcttgacttatttcactcagcataatctcttccagtaggAAGGTGTACTATTACTATCGCCATTTGACAGACCAGGGAAGGGAAGCCCAGAGTCCTCCGTCCGGAAGGTGGCAGTTGGGTTTGCATAAGTCTTTCTGGTTCCAAAGCCCACGCCCCTAGCCATTGGGTTGTCCTACCTTCCTCAGGGGCAAGTTCTTCATCAAACAGACTGGAAACTCAGAGTTGAAGAGGCTGAGATGAGGGACTCACTGATTTCGTTTATAAGAGGCATGAGCTGAGCAGGTGGGGCTGGTGGGTCCCCTGCCTGTTGGGTGTGGATGTATCTCAGGGCAGGGGTTTCTGCTGCCCAGGACACGCTTCTCCACGGTTAGGTGGTGTGCCCCAGCATGACAGCCGCGTGAGCTGTGCCTGCTGTCTGCTTGCATGAAGACTGGAGGGTAGGAGTGGTTTGGGGACCACGGTTGGCTTCCCAGAGCACGAGGAGCTTCCATGCTGGCCACTCGCCACATGCTGTCCAGTTCTCGCATCAGATGGCAGACTGCTTGCGAGAGTTCTCCTGAATATCATCTGGGTCCCCAAGGAAAATTCCACAGCTCTCCTCTGAGAAAGACACTTGGTTTGCTTATTTTCACCTGAgtgctttttcttccctcttctcattACAGATGGAGGAGACCAGGCTTTCTGCCTCAGAGGATCTACCTCAGGCTCTCAGTGTTCCCAGAGCTACAGGCCTTTGCTCAGGACACGATGCCGATAGCGAAGATGACTCATCCCCGGTTGAGTCGCCGCGAGCGCTAGACCTCAGCCAGCAGCCCCACTACTCAGGTTTCCCTTTCCCACCAAGGTGGAGGCCGCTGGCAAGCCAAGCTGCCCCTGCTCCTCAGTTCTCCAGCTGCAgcgtctctgcctcctccctcggTAGTCTCCAGGGTCACCGAGAGAAGGCAGAGTCTCCAGGTTGCTCCATTGCCAAGGTCTCCTCCTCTCTGCAGCTGGTCGTCCCCCCGCTGGCCCCCTCTGTGGCGGGGCCGGGGCTCCAGTGGTCACCACAGCCCCCATCTTCTGGGGTTGATGCTCCGGGGCTGGGCAGGAGGCGCCTCTCCTTCCAGGCCGAGTACTGGGCCTGTGTGCTGCCAgactccctgcctccttcccccgaCCGCCACTCCCCGCTCTGGAACCCGAATAAAGAGTATGAAGATCTGCTGGACTATACATACCCGCTTAGGCCCAAGCCTCAGCACCCAAAGCACCTTGACAGCCACACGCTGGCTGACCCTGTCCTGCAGGACTCAGGTGTAGACTTGGATAGCTTTTCTGTTTCCCCAGCAAGTACCCTGAAGTCCCCCACTAATGGCTCCCAGAATTGCCCATCAGCAGAGGCTTTCCTGCCATTCTCTAGGCCCAGAGAGCCAAGCCTTATGCGGTCACCCTCTGGAGTACCCCAGAAGCAGGGCAGCCTGGGACTGGCATCTTGTAACCAACTCGCATCTACGCCCAGAGCCCCAGGCCGTAGGGACGCTCCttgggagagcagagagccagccctGAGGGGTGTGAAGGACTGGCTCCCCGTGGGCAGGCACCTTGAGGTGGGATCTCCCCAGCTGAAGACAAGAGGGTGGTCCTTGCCCAggacggagagagagaagggggccaGCCGTGGTGCCTGGCACCCTGCCTGCACAGAGTCCAGATGGAAATCAGAAGAGGAGGTAGAAAGTGATGATGAGTATCTTGCCCTGCCCACTCGGCTGACGCAGGTTTCTAGTTTGATTTCACATCTAGGTTCCATTCCTACCTTGGTGACCCTGCCCACCGGGGCTGCCAAAGGGCAGACCTCCCTGGATCCGTCAGACAGTGATAGGCCAGCTTCTCTCCCATCAGACTCGAGCCAAAGCCAGCTTCCTTCGGGGACTGTCTTCAGAGGGCCCAGGGGCCCCGAGGGCCAGAACCACTGTTTGCTGCACTCCTTCGTCCAGGCAAGGGGCCCTGGAGGGGACGGCAGTCTGGGGAGCAGCCAGGCGCTGGGGGTCTCCGGACTGCTGAGAGCACACTCTTCCTTGCCAGCTGTGTGGGACCAGCGCGCGTGCTTGGACCCAGATGCTACAGGGCAGCCTCTCGGGAAGGGAGAGCAGGGAAAAGAATCGCTCATGCAGTGTGTGAAGGTAAACAACGCTCAAGGGGCTTTGCCTAGAGGTGTGTGTTCTGCCAGTGCGTGGAATCAAACGTAGTAACCTGGAGCACTTCTTACGGGCTAGGCACCGTGCTGTGCCTTCTCTTAGTGGATTCTCACAACTGGGCCCAGTAAGGACTGCGGTGGTCGTTTCACATGTGGAGAAAAGGCAGTGAGGGGTTAGGTAAGCTGCCCACCCGAGGCGGGAGCCTGACTTAACCACCACTCCAGGCTGCTTCCTGGGGCTCTCGACCTTGAGGATTGAGAGGTACTCTGCACAAGAAACGTCCGTGCTCACATGCCCTTAGGAAATACTGAACTGAACCAAggtaaatggttttctttctgtagGTCTTCTGAGAGTTTTAGTTTGATAAAGTGGTGGAACCGCTGAGTTGAAGTCCTGGAGACACTGTGTCCTGGCCATCTTGGTCACCAGACCTCTCGTCGACTGGGGGCTGTCTGGAGGTGGAATTCACAGTCTGTGGAACGGGGTCACCAGCATCAGGCAGATCTGAATTTGAATCATGGCACTGCCATCATTTGGAATTTTGGCTCAGTCTTTTGAGTTTGCTCATTTGTGAAGTGTGGAGCCTTGCCTCTTCGGGATGATGTGTGGATCACATGAAATAATTCATGCTGAGGGCTTTGCATAGTCCCTGACACAAGGATATTCGGGAACGTGACTCTCCGCACACACACAGTCCATGCGTGGCCTCGCCCTGGGTGAGCGCACGGACACTGCACACACGCAGTAGTAGGCCGGGTGGCGAGACCCAGGGCCGGCACAACAGACATTTCCTAGCATTTGAGGGCTTGAATCAGCCCCGTGATATCCATGTATGATTCTGTTTGtcctgggaagcaggaaggacaAATGTTAGCATGTGCCTCTTCTGTGGTAAAATACTGAAGACAGTCTTTGAGGCAAATGCAAAACAGGGACACACAGTTTTGATTCACTTGTTTCCTGCCATGGGTTCCGGTTTGTCACGATTATagtcctttattttgttttcctcaggGACATAAAGTTAGCAGTGGTGCTCACCCAAGAATTGGTTCGCATGTCAGGGGTGCCTGCTCTGGGCTGGATCCTGTTCTCCCCTCGTGCAGGGCAGGCTTCTCTCAGCCTGTCATGTTTGGTGTCACAAAGGCTGAGGGGAGACCAAAACCATATTGCCTTCACGGAGGTCTGGAGTTatggggtggggacaggcagggaaggagggaagagactgACTCctcaaggaggggagggagggaatgttCAGGAAGGGTACACAGTCTGTCTCCCAGAATCCCCTGGCTTGAACACCTAAACTGCAGTTTGGTCGGTAACACCAAACTTGTGTTCTTTTGTCTACACAGACATTCTGCTGTCAGTTGGAAGAGCTGATCCGCTGGCTGTATAACGTAGCGGACGTTACCGACCACTTGATTCCATCTAAGCCCAATCTTACAGGTCTCAAGTCTTCTCTGCAGCTTTACCGGGTAATATGTGGTCCTGGCTTCTGGCTGTTCACTCACCAGAGTGGTGGCTAAGTACTTGATTACAAAGTAAAAGCTCAAATAACTGATACCCGGTATGTGATTGCACAATTGACTGTTTTACCCGAAATTTAATTAGAGGCCCTTTTCAGATTTTTACTGCTGAGAAACCAAAATGTAGGAGCGATTTCCCAGGCCAAGCAGAGTTTGGAGAAAATATATTGATCCTCAATCAGATCTACTTAAGGGAATTTGCCATGTAATTTTGCAGATGTCTCGGGGTTAAATGTAGAACTGCACTACTACGAGTCACTAGTCACatatggctatttaaattaaGTACAATTAAAGATTCCTATTTTCCAGTTATACTAGCTACATTTTAAGTGTCCAGGCATCATATTTGTCTAGTGGCTACCGTACTGAACGGTGCAGATAGTACATTTCCATCATCAtggaaagttctgttggacagccCTAATTGGAACCTGCTTCTCAGTgtatttggttttgggttttttctgtttttgtttttgtttttgcc encodes the following:
- the CEP68 gene encoding centrosomal protein of 68 kDa isoform X4; the protein is MALGEEKAEVEASVDTKPPSYGQWSCREQEVDIVGLVSREQEPPLCLEAEARTASPVWGTEGLSAPACCDGADPSTSASCQPQANASSREPVAGRAQLALGCLPPPAGAGTRDLLHSVGSQMEETRLSASEDLPQALSVPRATGLCSGHDADSEDDSSPVESPRALDLSQQPHYSGFPFPPRWRPLASQAAPAPQFSSCSVSASSLGSLQGHREKAESPGCSIAKVSSSLQLVVPPLAPSVAGPGLQWSPQPPSSGVDAPGLGRRRLSFQAEYWACVLPDSLPPSPDRHSPLWNPNKEYEDLLDYTYPLRPKPQHPKHLDSHTLADPVLQDSGVDLDSFSVSPASTLKSPTNGSQNCPSAEAFLPFSRPREPSLMRSPSGVPQKQGSLGLASCNQLASTPRAPGRRDAPWESREPALRGVKDWLPVGRHLEVGSPQLKTRGWSLPRTEREKGASRGAWHPACTESRWKSEEEVESDDEYLALPTRLTQVSSLISHLGSIPTLVTLPTGAAKGQTSLDPSDSDRPASLPSDSSQSQLPSGTVFRGPRGPEGQNHCLLHSFVQARGPGGDGSLGSSQALGVSGLLRAHSSLPAVWDQRACLDPDATGQPLGKGEQGKESLMQCVKTFCCQLEELIRWLYNVADVTDHLIPSKPNLTGLKSSLQLYRVICGPGFWLFTHQSGG
- the CEP68 gene encoding centrosomal protein of 68 kDa isoform X3, whose product is MALGEEKAEVEASVDTKPPSYGQWSCREQEVDIVGLVSREQEPPLCLEAEMEETRLSASEDLPQALSVPRATGLCSGHDADSEDDSSPVESPRALDLSQQPHYSGFPFPPRWRPLASQAAPAPQFSSCSVSASSLGSLQGHREKAESPGCSIAKVSSSLQLVVPPLAPSVAGPGLQWSPQPPSSGVDAPGLGRRRLSFQAEYWACVLPDSLPPSPDRHSPLWNPNKEYEDLLDYTYPLRPKPQHPKHLDSHTLADPVLQDSGVDLDSFSVSPASTLKSPTNGSQNCPSAEAFLPFSRPREPSLMRSPSGVPQKQGSLGLASCNQLASTPRAPGRRDAPWESREPALRGVKDWLPVGRHLEVGSPQLKTRGWSLPRTEREKGASRGAWHPACTESRWKSEEEVESDDEYLALPTRLTQVSSLISHLGSIPTLVTLPTGAAKGQTSLDPSDSDRPASLPSDSSQSQLPSGTVFRGPRGPEGQNHCLLHSFVQARGPGGDGSLGSSQALGVSGLLRAHSSLPAVWDQRACLDPDATGQPLGKGEQGKESLMQCVKTFCCQLEELIRWLYNVADVTDHLIPSKPNLTGLKSSLQLYRQFKKDIDEHQSLTESVLQKGEILLQCLLDNTPVLKDVLGRISKQPSELESHADRLYDAILASLDMLAGCTLIPDNTPVAPKSTDVKGMSLASQADT
- the CEP68 gene encoding centrosomal protein of 68 kDa isoform X1, which codes for MALGEEKAEVEASVDTKPPSYGQWSCREQEVDIVGLVSREQEPPLCLEAEARTASPVWGTEGLSAPACCDGADPSTSASCQPQANASSREPVAGRAQLALGCLPPPAGAGTRDLLHSVGSQMEETRLSASEDLPQALSVPRATGLCSGHDADSEDDSSPVESPRALDLSQQPHYSGFPFPPRWRPLASQAAPAPQFSSCSVSASSLGSLQGHREKAESPGCSIAKVSSSLQLVVPPLAPSVAGPGLQWSPQPPSSGVDAPGLGRRRLSFQAEYWACVLPDSLPPSPDRHSPLWNPNKEYEDLLDYTYPLRPKPQHPKHLDSHTLADPVLQDSGVDLDSFSVSPASTLKSPTNGSQNCPSAEAFLPFSRPREPSLMRSPSGVPQKQGSLGLASCNQLASTPRAPGRRDAPWESREPALRGVKDWLPVGRHLEVGSPQLKTRGWSLPRTEREKGASRGAWHPACTESRWKSEEEVESDDEYLALPTRLTQVSSLISHLGSIPTLVTLPTGAAKGQTSLDPSDSDRPASLPSDSSQSQLPSGTVFRGPRGPEGQNHCLLHSFVQARGPGGDGSLGSSQALGVSGLLRAHSSLPAVWDQRACLDPDATGQPLGKGEQGKESLMQCVKTFCCQLEELIRWLYNVADVTDHLIPSKPNLTGLKSSLQLYRQFKKDIDEHQSLTESVLQKGEILLQCLLDNTPVLKDVLGRISKQPSELESHADRLYDAILASLDMLAGCTLIPDNTPVAPKSTDVKGMSLASQADT
- the CEP68 gene encoding centrosomal protein of 68 kDa isoform X2 codes for the protein MALGEEKAEVEASVDTKPPSYGQWSCREQEVDIVGLVSREQEPPLCLEAEARTASPVWGTEGLSAPACCDGADPSTSASCQPQANASSREPVAGRAQLALGCLPPPAGAGTRDLLHSVGSQMEETRLSASEDLPQALSVPRATGLCSGHDADSEDDSSPVESPRALDLSQQPHYSGFPFPPRWRPLASQAAPAPQFSSCSVSASSLGSLQGHREKAESPGCSIAKVSSSLQLVVPPLAPSVAGPGLQWSPQPPSSGVDAPGLGRRRLSFQAEYWACVLPDSLPPSPDRHSPLWNPNKEYEDLLDYTYPLRPKPQHPKHLDSHTLADPVLQDSGVDLDSFSVSPASTLKSPTNGSQNCPSAEAFLPFSRPREPSLMRSPSGVPQKQGSLGLASCNQLASTPRAPGRRDAPWESREPALRGVKDWLPVGRHLEVGSPQLKTRGWSLPRTEREKGASRGAWHPACTESRWKSEEEVESDDEYLALPTRLTQVSSLISHLGSIPTLVTLPTGAAKGQTSLDPSDSDRPASLPSDSSQSQLPSGTVFRGPRGPEGQNHCLLHSFVQARGPGGDGSLGSSQALGVSGLLRAHSSLPAVWDQRACLDPDATGQPLGKGEQGKESLMQCVKQFKKDIDEHQSLTESVLQKGEILLQCLLDNTPVLKDVLGRISKQPSELESHADRLYDAILASLDMLAGCTLIPDNTPVAPKSTDVKGMSLASQADT